In the Salmo trutta chromosome 13, fSalTru1.1, whole genome shotgun sequence genome, agtatcataGCCAATGACACATTTTAAAACCACTGCTTTAACCAAGTTCTGGCTCTGACCCAACACATCGGTTTCAGGGACCAATCAGAAATCCATTCTAGACATCGTCTGGGagttactcagatccagacttATTGCTGAGAGGAAACTAACGTCTGTGGGCGTGGCGTAGCATTTGGCCGGCGCAAGGAggttgggtagccaggcaactgAATTGCATGATCAGATGTAGTAGGGCATCTTGAAAATACCCAAGACCTGGTTGACTGTGGCGTTAACCAATACCTGGTTGACTGTGGCGTTAACCAAGACCTGGTTGACTGTGGCGTTAACCAAGACCTGGTTGACTGTGGCGTTAACCAAGACCTGGTTGACTGTGGCGTTAACCAAGACCTGGTTGACGTTGGTGTTTGTGGGTCatcatttttttcttctcccaaCCCTGCATTTCCCCCCACCAATTACTTTActctgtttttattttaacctgagtgctagtctgtttgtgctatcatgccgaCTGTAACATGTATGTCTGGCTTGACAATGAGCAGTGGATCTTACAAGAGCACAAACAGGTTTGTTACCAGGTTAGTTTTCATTTTCCACTTAAGCATGAGTTATCTGAGTTACATAAAGGAAATGTTGTTTTATTGTGCCCAGGCAATGAATCAATGAATAGCAGGTATTGTCATAGTATTAACTTGCTTCAAGCGAGGGGTAATTATGTAGTGAACAATTAGTCTAGTGATTGGCACATGCAAAATACTGGTCCTTTTAAAATACTAGCTTACTTATAGCCTACTTTTAGTTATATAATCTTCATGTCcataaatgtacagtacataattCCCAGTGAGTATAGGTTCATAGAATGTCAAGGTAGTATAGAATGTCAAGGTAGTATAGTTTGTCAAGTAGTATAGTCTAATGTTTTGTTCATGCCTTGACTTTCCTGGACATGCAGTATGTATGCTCGTGTATGCTAGCCTGCCTGCTTGTCTCCTGTTGAAATCAATGACCTGaggtttttctttttcttttcatAGCTTCTTTAGTCTTCCGTCTGCGTGCTCCCTAACATCAGGAAGGAATTTAAATTAGAAGACTGACTTTCTACCACGCCAAAAGGATGGCTGTTCTATTCTTCCCCGATTTGACAATTAACAAGCTATTGAGGTTACTATTTTTTACAGTGTGATTCAAAGCTTCATTTTTGTAAAATCCTTtagtgcatcctaaatggcaccctattccctatactgtgcactacttttgacctaagCCCCTGGTTAAAAATAGTTCATTacaaagggaatagagtgccatttgggatgcattcctTGCTGTGCTGTGCTCTCCTTCCTGAACTCAAGTGATGTTCTTACCTAATACCTAGTCTTGGAGTCTTCCATACAGCTCAGCATATTAGGACACACGTTCTCTAATAGTCAGACAGCCTATATAGGCTATCTATAGGGCtataaagtagtgcattatatagggtgATATTGGGGATGCAACTTTGGATCAATAACAGCTGATGCTCTATAGCATGCTTCTCTGCATGACATTTTACATATGACTTTCTTCAATAAGCATAAGATAACTAGCCGAGGTGCCAGTCTGTTTATGTTCTAGAAAGCAGTTGGTAAGAGAGCAGTAACCGACTGGCATTCAGGCTGAAAGACAACAATTTTCAGATTAAAAGCCCCCAGAGCATATTAAGTAGTTCATTAGATGAACAAATGTGTTTTCCATGACTGTTCTATGTATTGACTAGTGACTCGTCTTATTCCACTGAAAATCTGTAAGAGTTTTATTAAGGGTGCTGCAACCTGCAAGAGGTTGTTACGGTTGTCTATTTATAAGAAATAAGAACTTTATTTAACAAACTGTGACTTTGTGGAATATGATCTATGGATTAGTCTACCtacttaaataaaataataatgttaTTTGTGCTATGGTGGTTGGGATTGTATAATTTGATGGCTGTAGATTAACCACCAAGGTGTATTGTTGAATTTGTATGAAATTAAGAACAATATTCCAGCAGAACAAAATTAGCTTCTTTCAATTGTTATTTGAAATTACACTAAAACTACAAAATATAAATGTTATCCTAAAGTGTACAAGATTATAGTTAAACAATCTTAAAATAAGTTGTCTTATAAAAGTGATTGATTATACCCTATCTCGTATAGATTTGTATTTGCTCGCTATTAATaaagctactttgaaaaatgtcTTTGATTCAATGTTAATGAATACATTCTGACAGCTCTTAAGTTTGGGTTGTACCTCTTCTCATGTCTACACAGGCTAATAGGGTATCAAAGCGCCATCACACTCTCTCCCCCTTGAGCCCCTGGCTTTCTAGACTGTTCTAGAGACCAGAGCAATGACTGAATGGTCCAGGCACAGAGTTACTGGTTTCCAGTAACATTCATTGTGAAAATGTTACAGAAGAAAGACAATCTGCAAATGGTTGTTTGGAACTAAATGCACAATGGTTCATAAATAATTGACATGCATTACATTTATGGAAACTCAATTTATAACAGTAGTTTGACACACAGCACAGGTATATGCCTAATGATTATAGAGATGCCATTTACATTGTGCAACAAACAAACTGTTCAGCGTGTCCACAATATGGACTCCACTCTCCCCATGATAacataaccccacccactacTGTGAAGGGTGTGACTTTCTTGTCAGATTGATGGGTTTATATCGAATGAAAACTGAGAAGAGGTGTGTGTCGTTTCACCACTGGCCAATTAGACCTTGCTATTTTGGGGCATGGTCTTGGAGTAGTACTAAAGGCTAAAAAACCCTTTTCTTTCGCCTTACGCCAAGGGGAAGGGGTGTGCATAGGAGGTGAAATTAAATTTGCTGAAAACTTTCTTATTTAAAGTACATACTGTAATCTTTTCCTATAACTATTGTCTTTAATCCGTTTCACTGCAACGACCAACGCGCCTCATATCAAAGACAAGGTAAGAGCACTCATTTTCACCATTATTTCTCTTTGGCTTCCAGGCGCTAGCTACAATGGTAAACCGTGTCGTTATGTAGCCATATTGTTTCAACGATATCCTAAATGGTCGTTTAGTTATTTTGTAGCCTTAACGCGGTTTACCGGTGTATTTCTGCCATGGCCTGCTGTCCATTTGCTGTGCCTTCAACTCATAAAAGCGCCTGTTTTGTAAATAATCTCTGTTGTAGATGCAAGTTTTAACACTAAAATCAATTGATAATGCAGACACGTGGTGTTTGGATCAGAAATACCTTGTAGTAGTATTAGTTGTGTTTAAGTCGCTACCGTCGGTGTTTCGGGTCGTCCATTGGTCTATGGGCAGAGAACATGTCCAGACACATCACGGCAGACCTCGCTCTCTGCGTGTGTAATGAAACATGGCTCCTTGCCTTTTTTCCTTCACGTCTCACACTAGTAAAGATTTTGTCGTTTTCTATTTTAAATGGTACTGGTTTATTGTCCATTTCAACTGTATTGTTAATGGTTTACATAGAGAGATACTTACATAATTTGGCAGGTTGTATGTGATAGACTACCTACTTTTTTTTAACATGTCCAGACATGTCCCATGCAGGAGGAAGTTGCAACCGCTATAGTAGGATTCAGACCAGTTCGATCCAGTTCGTTAACAATTCGAGAGATCATGGTGAGCAGTAGGGAATGACTGTAGTATCTAGTTCAGGGGACTTGAACCTTACccagggacccccccccccccccccccccccccccccccaaggcgAACCAGGAACCCACATTATACCTCTTATCATCAGGTGAACTATAATGGCaaggagaagtaatcaacatttgAGAAATAATTGTAGATACTTTTCATTATTTTTGACCTCTCCACATTAtataattggaagaggaagtgtaaactctaatATAGCttattagctagaaaggtaacCCAAAACACATTTTCGCAAAGAGCAGCTGTTTAGCTGTTTAAGTCAAAGCTTACCAGCAGCCAGTGGCTGGCACTGGTAACCTAATAGCTTTTTAAAAGCCCATATCAgatactccagtgagtgtaatagGGTCAATATTAGGAGTTGATAAAGTTGGCATCATTAGAAAGATATTCTCATATTGTCTACTGTAGGTAAAATTCATTCTGTTGCTAGCAATATAACAACaaatattgaaataaaaaaaaaattggtggaCCCCCTGCAGTAGCCTGGCTCCTGGATGCCCAGTTGAAAACCCTGATCGATGGAGGAAGGAACAGTCTTGACTCTACTAGGGAAGAGTAATGGCCTTGGGAAATAACTTCACCAAAAATACTGACATGTTTCCAACATACCAGTACCATTGTGACACATACTGCCAAAACATCCCCAAACTTGTTTTAAGTTGATCTCAAATAAGTAGTCTAGGCTACTCATGGTTTATCACGTTGATGTGAAATACTATCCCTCTTCTTACACGGATGTAACGAAATGGTGACTGTCCAAACTGTGGAAAACGCTTAATATTTAAGCTCTTATtagggtgggtataatttgtgcaactttccaacaggaatctgtttgAAAAgctttgtaaataacaaggttgccaacaaacacaTACAAAGTTTAATAGCGGCCGAATAAGATACCGCTTGGGAAGTGGACTATTTCATTAAGTTTTTCACTTAACACGTTCATTCCGAAAAATATCTCCTCACTCTAATAGcccatggacaaacattaagaataagctacgtggtgagttgatgcctattcggcagctagttagctaggtgaattGTTCACGCAACTTTTTTATGCGTTGTTCGTTGGCATCGTTGTActttacaaagtttttggaacagattcctcttggaacgttccacaaattatacccacccctctTAGTAATAAATTCCCTTGAATTAACAACATACATTCTGTCCCCCTTCCACCGATGGTGACAGTAATCATGAAGTTGATTTGAAACATACAATCAATTCCCATGAATGAAAAATGTACTTTAATAATGGCCTAACTACATTCTCTCTTCTCCATAGATGCTTCACACAGTGACTGGACCAGGGGCGCTACCCTTTGCTGTGCAGTTGAAGGCTCTGACTGACCAGGAGTTCAGGTACCAGCCCAAGCTGAGCGGGCTGAGGATCATTGAGACGGCCCATGACAACGGCCTGAGGATGACCGCCCGGCTCAGGGAGTATGAGGTGAAGGACCTCCTGTCTCTGACCAGGTTCTTTGGCTTCAGCGCAGAGACCTTCTCCCTGGCCGTCAACCTGCTGGACCGCTTCCTCGCTGTAATGAAGGTAAGGCCTGGACATCAGACAGGGTTTGATGAGGAATTATTCCAATCTGTCTTTTTATTCATTTGGTTTTAGCTGAGTAAGCAATACAAACAGGGAAACAAATGACTGTTACTTGGTGCACGGACTGTAAAATCATACACGTCTATTCTGTAATATCAGAAGAATGTTGTACAGGCTCTTTACTGTGAAAATATTTCAAAGATTACCCCTAAAATGATTGACATTCAAGAACTCTCATTTTAAAAATAACCTTTCGCCCATCCCCAGATCCAGCCAAAGCACCTGTCATGCGTGGGCCTGTCCTGTTTCTACATCGCTGTGAAGACCACGGAGGAGGAGAAGAATGTCCCCATGGCCAACGAGCTGATCCGGATCAGCCAGAACCGCTTCACCGTGTCCGACATGATGAGGATGGAGAAGATAATTCTGCAGAAACTCTACTGGAAGGTCAAAGCCCCCACAGCCCTCCACTTCCTCAGGCTGTTCTACAGCCGGATACAGGACACGCTTGAAGATGACTGGTACGATGACTGTAGATATAGTAGGCTTGGCCGGTATACCGTATATAACAAGGGTGTCAAACATTTGTCCCGCGGGTCCATAGCAGGGTGTCCCAATCTGGCCCATGGGTGTTTTGAATAAAATAAGATACtaactcaatatactttaaaatgacaaaaggtagaaatga is a window encoding:
- the LOC115205693 gene encoding cyclin-G1; translation: MLHTVTGPGALPFAVQLKALTDQEFRYQPKLSGLRIIETAHDNGLRMTARLREYEVKDLLSLTRFFGFSAETFSLAVNLLDRFLAVMKIQPKHLSCVGLSCFYIAVKTTEEEKNVPMANELIRISQNRFTVSDMMRMEKIILQKLYWKVKAPTALHFLRLFYSRIQDTLEDDCKEIMNVERLEAQLKACHCSFTFSKVKPSLLALSLLALELQEQHDHEHIDKLLNAFQSLQQQLTVREGDLVIVTELVMKCLIEYSTTRVCRPNSQRLRWILSGRTQRTLKHSYYKIAHMPTIPESAY